A region from the Clostridium beijerinckii genome encodes:
- a CDS encoding magnesium transporter, with protein sequence MIQIYKSQSEFKPTLKALDTIENGSWINIVAPSDEELILISKKTGVDLEFLKAALDDEETSRIDIEDDALLIIVDIPFTEMEDNSLTYDTYPLAIIHTNKQLITVCLKNSKILTDFTNDKIKSFYTFKKSRFTLQILNRISTYYLLYLRQIDKKSLMIEKRLHKSMKNRELIQLHSLEKSLVYFSTSLKANEITLEKMLKLELMQKYEEDKDVLEDVIIENKQAIEMTEIYSNILASTMDFFASVISNNLNIVMKVLASVTILMAIPTIIGGIFGMNIKLPISPSNENGFSIVMGLTVGICGLVAFVLYKKDMFK encoded by the coding sequence TTGATTCAAATTTATAAAAGTCAAAGTGAATTCAAGCCAACTTTAAAGGCACTGGATACAATAGAAAATGGATCTTGGATAAATATAGTTGCCCCATCTGATGAAGAATTAATATTAATATCAAAAAAAACTGGAGTTGATCTTGAATTCTTGAAAGCAGCATTAGATGATGAAGAAACTTCACGTATTGATATTGAAGATGATGCATTATTAATTATAGTCGATATTCCTTTTACGGAAATGGAAGATAACTCGTTAACCTATGATACATATCCATTAGCAATAATACATACTAATAAACAATTAATAACTGTCTGTTTAAAAAACAGTAAAATATTGACTGATTTTACTAATGATAAAATTAAATCATTTTACACATTCAAAAAATCAAGATTTACATTGCAAATCTTAAACAGAATATCAACATATTACTTATTATATTTACGACAAATTGATAAAAAAAGTTTAATGATTGAAAAAAGACTTCATAAATCAATGAAAAATAGAGAACTCATTCAATTGCATTCTTTAGAAAAATCTCTTGTCTATTTCTCTACCTCCTTAAAAGCTAATGAAATCACATTGGAGAAAATGTTGAAATTAGAATTAATGCAAAAATACGAAGAAGATAAAGATGTTTTAGAAGATGTTATAATTGAAAATAAGCAGGCCATAGAAATGACTGAAATTTATAGTAACATACTAGCTAGTACAATGGACTTTTTTGCTTCCGTAATATCTAACAATCTAAATATAGTAATGAAGGTTCTTGCATCAGTCACAATACTCATGGCAATACCTACTATTATAGGCGGAATATTTGGCATGAATATAAAATTGCCAATATCTCCAAGTAATGAAAATGGATTTTCAATAGTTATGGGATTAACGGTTGGAATATGTGGTCTCGTGGCCTTTGTATTATATAAAAAAGATATGTTTAAGTAA
- a CDS encoding amidohydrolase, with amino-acid sequence MKQRITSFLSTCSDDIESLCTYLYENPETSYNEFEACKYICDLLHKYDFEIDKNFLDMENAFIAKKGVGHPKICYLCEYDAIKDEGHITGHNLVTAMSVSAALALGNVIDKLGGSVILIGCPGEYLGGTKGTMVKQGVFDDIDVVMLAHPDISTCESGSSSAIIPLGLKFKSENKLTFLSKKDYTSLDAVLLTINILNSIKKGFPNNLEINSIISNGGYTTLLLPSNSEIKFCIRASDTKTANYAYDKIREIANYITKLLDIPNTFFLYESPNKELITNRTLNRLFSHNLKENGIININSAKDIYAGLSIGDVSHKVPCIHPYISIVDNTDIKYGSLEFAKATISPFAIKQCTIVAASLASTAIDLIENECLLNEVKDEFFNTRNN; translated from the coding sequence ATGAAACAAAGAATAACTTCATTTTTATCTACTTGTAGTGATGATATTGAAAGTTTATGTACCTATTTATATGAAAATCCTGAAACAAGTTACAATGAGTTTGAAGCTTGTAAATATATTTGCGATTTACTCCATAAATATGACTTTGAAATTGATAAAAATTTTTTAGATATGGAAAATGCTTTTATAGCTAAGAAGGGAGTAGGTCATCCAAAAATTTGTTACCTTTGTGAATATGATGCAATAAAAGATGAAGGGCATATTACTGGACATAACTTGGTAACTGCTATGTCTGTGTCAGCAGCACTAGCTTTAGGAAATGTTATAGATAAACTTGGAGGATCTGTAATATTAATTGGCTGCCCTGGAGAATACTTGGGTGGAACTAAAGGAACTATGGTTAAACAAGGAGTCTTTGATGATATCGATGTGGTAATGTTGGCTCATCCTGACATTTCTACTTGTGAAAGTGGTTCATCATCGGCAATTATTCCACTAGGCCTTAAATTTAAGAGTGAAAATAAATTAACTTTCTTAAGTAAAAAGGATTATACTTCTCTAGATGCGGTTTTATTAACTATTAATATTTTAAATTCTATAAAAAAAGGTTTCCCAAATAACTTAGAAATAAACTCAATTATATCAAATGGAGGATATACTACATTATTATTACCATCAAATTCTGAAATCAAATTTTGTATCCGTGCATCTGATACAAAAACTGCTAACTATGCTTATGATAAAATAAGAGAAATTGCAAATTATATAACTAAACTACTAGACATACCTAATACCTTCTTCTTATATGAATCTCCAAATAAGGAGTTAATTACAAATCGTACCTTAAATAGGTTGTTTAGTCACAATTTAAAGGAAAATGGAATAATAAATATTAACTCTGCAAAAGATATATATGCAGGCCTAAGCATTGGTGATGTAAGTCATAAAGTTCCATGTATACATCCTTATATATCTATAGTAGACAATACTGATATAAAATATGGAAGTTTAGAATTTGCGAAAGCAACTATATCTCCATTTGCCATTAAACAATGTACTATTGTAGCCGCATCACTTGCATCAACAGCTATTGATTTAATAGAAAATGAGTGTTTGCTTAACGAAGTTAAAGATGAATTTTTTAACACCAGAAATAATTAA
- a CDS encoding CsfB protein — protein MENLNKSCFVCGARDCDGIILNGEKICKACEEKIVDTTIINPDYHIYKDQIKIILFNQHA, from the coding sequence ATGGAAAATTTAAATAAATCATGTTTCGTATGTGGAGCAAGGGATTGTGATGGTATAATATTGAATGGGGAAAAGATTTGCAAAGCATGTGAAGAAAAAATTGTGGATACAACGATAATCAATCCAGACTATCATATTTACAAAGATCAGATTAAAATAATTTTGTTTAATCAACATGCTTAG
- a CDS encoding dTMP kinase, whose translation MKKGLFIVFEGGEGTGKTTAIDGIYNWIIKNNVECIKTREPGGIKISEQIRQVILNKENKTMDGRTEALLYAAARRQHLVEKIIPALEEGSIVLCDRFIDSSLAYQGYARNLGIEEVMSINRFAIGEYMPDLSILFDLDPKIGLHRINSNEHREINRLDLEKIDFHEKVRSGYNIVYENNKDRIIKIDAEQSKENVIEQIKNILKPKIWTNIN comes from the coding sequence ATGAAAAAAGGTTTATTTATAGTTTTTGAAGGCGGAGAAGGCACTGGAAAAACAACAGCAATTGATGGAATATATAATTGGATTATAAAAAATAATGTTGAGTGTATAAAGACCAGAGAACCTGGCGGAATTAAGATATCGGAACAAATAAGACAAGTTATATTAAATAAAGAAAATAAGACTATGGATGGTAGAACAGAAGCTTTGCTTTATGCAGCTGCAAGGAGACAACATCTTGTAGAAAAAATAATACCAGCATTAGAAGAAGGTTCAATAGTTCTTTGTGATAGATTTATAGATTCGTCCCTTGCATATCAAGGTTATGCAAGAAATTTAGGTATTGAAGAAGTTATGAGCATAAACAGATTTGCAATTGGAGAATATATGCCTGATTTATCGATATTGTTTGATCTTGATCCTAAAATTGGGTTGCATAGAATTAACAGTAATGAACACAGAGAAATAAATAGATTGGATTTAGAAAAAATAGATTTTCATGAAAAGGTTAGATCTGGATATAATATTGTATATGAAAATAATAAAGATAGAATCATAAAGATAGATGCAGAACAATCAAAGGAAAATGTAATTGAGCAAATAAAAAACATATTGAAGCCTAAAATATGGACAAATATAAACTAA
- a CDS encoding DNA polymerase III subunit delta', with translation MRKIIGHKSIIDSINKRKLNDSFSHANLIVGNDGIGKSIIAKYMSNNIIKVKDNSESVDIVKYYPSSSSFGVDDVRNVINEVSKKPYEGDKKVLILYKCDKLTTQAQNALLKTIEEPPKGVYLILLSDSLETILDTIKSRCQIYKLTPLTKEEILIYIKEKHNDLTSENEKAALAYSAGIPGKVDRFIGDQNLKKLRDICIELFEDILKREQGLVLKYGELLKNLKEDKIELLNILLAYIRDIMIFKELNNSELIVNFDKVYKIKDISRGISYKKLNSMLEYITEARINLNSNTNYSMTISVLLMGFAEV, from the coding sequence TTGAGAAAAATAATTGGACATAAAAGTATTATTGATAGTATAAATAAAAGGAAATTAAATGACTCATTTTCTCATGCTAATTTAATCGTTGGAAATGACGGTATTGGAAAGAGCATAATAGCTAAGTATATGTCAAATAACATTATAAAAGTAAAAGATAATTCAGAGAGTGTTGATATTGTAAAATATTATCCATCCTCTAGTTCTTTTGGAGTTGATGACGTTAGAAATGTTATAAATGAGGTTAGTAAAAAACCTTATGAGGGTGACAAAAAAGTATTGATATTATACAAATGTGATAAATTAACAACTCAGGCTCAAAATGCATTACTCAAAACTATTGAAGAACCTCCCAAGGGAGTATATTTAATATTATTGAGTGACTCTTTAGAAACAATTTTAGACACTATAAAATCTCGTTGTCAAATATATAAATTAACTCCATTAACAAAAGAAGAGATTTTAATTTATATTAAGGAGAAACATAATGATTTGACTTCGGAAAATGAAAAAGCTGCGTTAGCATATAGTGCAGGAATACCAGGAAAAGTAGATAGGTTTATAGGAGATCAGAATTTAAAAAAGTTAAGAGATATATGTATAGAATTATTCGAAGATATTTTAAAAAGAGAACAGGGGCTCGTATTAAAATATGGAGAGCTATTAAAGAATTTAAAAGAGGATAAAATTGAATTGTTGAATATACTTTTGGCATATATAAGAGATATTATGATTTTTAAGGAACTTAATAATAGCGAGCTTATTGTTAATTTTGATAAAGTATATAAAATAAAGGATATTTCAAGAGGAATATCTTATAAAAAGTTAAATAGTATGTTAGAATACATAACAGAAGCTAGAATAAATTTAAATAGTAATACAAACTATTCAATGACCATAAGTGTTTTACTTATGGGATTTGCGGAGGTATAA
- a CDS encoding stage 0 sporulation protein has translation MINVIGVRFKQAGKIYYFSPAEFPIKKGNYVIVETARGIEFGECVIGIKEIKEEEIVSPLKCVIRIADERDINKHKENKDKEKEALDICLEKIKEHQIDMKLIDVEYTFDNHKVIFYFTSDGRVDFRELVKDLATIFKTRIELRQIGVRDETKMVGGLGPCGRSMCCSTFLGDFAPVSIKMAKEQNLSLNPTKISGICGRLMCCLNYEQSTYEDIRKRLPKVGSIVKTEEGNGEVVGNSIVKEIVKVRVKRGDEEVVQEFKITDIELISGKYEDTIEESNIKIIAESEEDKKLIKNLIKEK, from the coding sequence ATGATAAATGTTATAGGCGTAAGATTCAAACAAGCAGGGAAGATTTATTATTTTAGCCCAGCTGAATTTCCTATTAAAAAAGGAAACTATGTAATAGTAGAAACAGCTAGAGGTATAGAATTTGGCGAATGCGTTATAGGAATTAAAGAAATAAAAGAAGAGGAAATAGTATCACCATTAAAGTGTGTTATTAGAATTGCTGATGAAAGGGACATTAATAAGCATAAGGAAAATAAAGATAAAGAAAAAGAAGCATTAGATATATGTTTAGAGAAAATTAAAGAACATCAGATTGATATGAAATTAATAGATGTAGAATATACATTTGATAATCATAAAGTTATATTCTATTTTACATCAGATGGTAGAGTAGATTTTAGAGAGCTGGTTAAGGATTTAGCCACTATATTTAAGACCAGAATAGAATTAAGACAAATAGGAGTACGGGATGAGACTAAGATGGTTGGAGGTCTCGGACCATGTGGAAGGTCTATGTGTTGTTCTACATTTTTAGGGGATTTTGCACCAGTATCCATAAAGATGGCAAAGGAACAAAATCTTTCATTAAATCCAACTAAAATATCTGGAATATGTGGAAGATTAATGTGCTGTTTAAACTATGAACAGAGTACATATGAAGATATAAGAAAGAGATTACCTAAGGTAGGGTCTATTGTTAAAACTGAAGAAGGAAACGGAGAAGTTGTTGGTAATTCAATAGTTAAAGAAATCGTCAAAGTTAGAGTTAAAAGAGGTGACGAAGAAGTTGTTCAAGAATTTAAAATAACAGATATAGAACTTATTTCAGGAAAATATGAAGATACAATTGAAGAAAGTAATATTAAAATAATAGCTGAATCAGAGGAAGATAAAAAATTAATAAAAAATCTTATTAAGGAGAAATAG
- a CDS encoding ferredoxin, whose protein sequence is MKSVIKICNMESHKDTKIIREIVANNSGIIASEISLTKKEITLIYNETFLNIQKVINSIEDLGYIVI, encoded by the coding sequence ATGAAATCTGTTATTAAGATTTGTAATATGGAATCTCATAAGGATACTAAAATAATTAGAGAAATTGTTGCTAATAATTCTGGAATAATAGCTAGTGAAATATCATTAACTAAGAAAGAAATAACATTAATATATAATGAAACATTTTTAAATATTCAAAAGGTTATTAATTCTATAGAAGATTTAGGATATATAGTTATTTAA
- a CDS encoding ferredoxin, whose amino-acid sequence MAFVINDSCVSCGACAGECPVSAITQGDTQFVIDADTCIDCGSCANVCPVGAPNQE is encoded by the coding sequence ATGGCATTTGTTATTAATGATTCATGCGTTAGTTGTGGAGCATGTGCTGGAGAATGTCCAGTTAGTGCTATAACTCAAGGAGATACTCAATTCGTTATTGATGCAGATACTTGTATCGATTGCGGAAGCTGTGCTAATGTTTGCCCAGTAGGAGCTCCAAACCAAGAGTAA
- a CDS encoding Zn-dependent hydrolase — MQITWYGHSCFLIKTSIGKRILIDPFDNNLGYNNNFPKCDLITTSHDHFDNSYLDNSNNTTKVINRIGTFDMEFLKIEGLNSFQDKCNGLKRGPNIIYIFRDDTYSLCHLGNLGHIPCSLVLERLKNIDILLIPIGGHFTLNGFEAAKLCKLISPKYIIPMQYKTNKTSLYLDDLKNFIISMKHIVKINSNILDTSDLDFNYKSKCILLTLPYN; from the coding sequence ATGCAAATAACTTGGTACGGGCATTCCTGTTTTCTTATAAAGACATCCATTGGCAAAAGGATTTTAATTGATCCTTTTGATAATAACCTCGGATATAACAACAATTTTCCTAAATGTGATTTAATAACTACCAGTCACGATCATTTTGATAATTCATATTTAGATAATTCTAATAATACAACTAAAGTAATTAATAGAATTGGAACCTTTGATATGGAATTTTTAAAAATAGAAGGCCTTAATTCATTTCAGGATAAATGTAATGGTCTTAAGAGAGGACCTAATATTATTTATATCTTTAGGGATGATACATATTCTCTATGTCATTTAGGAAATTTAGGTCATATTCCTTGTTCATTAGTATTAGAAAGATTGAAAAATATTGATATTTTACTTATCCCTATTGGTGGACACTTTACTTTGAATGGATTTGAAGCCGCAAAACTTTGCAAATTGATTTCTCCTAAATATATAATCCCTATGCAATATAAAACTAACAAAACCTCTTTATACTTAGATGATCTCAAAAACTTCATTATATCTATGAAGCATATAGTAAAAATTAATTCGAATATATTAGATACTTCAGATTTAGACTTTAATTATAAATCCAAGTGTATATTATTAACTCTACCTTACAATTAA
- a CDS encoding CtsR family transcriptional regulator, giving the protein MARLSDIIEAFIKQLFNENIDNVIFIQRNELADQFRCAPSQINYVLTTRFTYERGYLIESKRGGGGHIAIKQLEYDSSNKREELINQSIGDAMTYHNADALLKDLLESGVIKERECEIMRIAINDRSLTGTDNKNKVRADILKGMIMIILS; this is encoded by the coding sequence ATGGCAAGACTTTCAGATATAATAGAAGCTTTTATAAAACAATTGTTCAATGAAAATATAGATAACGTAATATTTATACAAAGAAATGAATTAGCAGATCAATTTAGATGTGCACCATCTCAAATAAATTATGTATTAACAACTAGATTTACTTATGAAAGAGGATACTTAATTGAAAGCAAAAGAGGTGGCGGAGGACATATAGCTATTAAGCAATTAGAATATGATAGTTCTAATAAAAGAGAAGAATTAATAAACCAAAGTATTGGAGATGCGATGACATATCATAATGCAGATGCCTTACTCAAAGATTTATTAGAGTCTGGAGTTATTAAAGAAAGGGAATGTGAAATAATGAGAATAGCAATTAATGATAGAAGTTTAACTGGAACAGACAATAAAAATAAAGTAAGAGCTGATATTTTAAAGGGAATGATTATGATAATTTTATCTTAA
- a CDS encoding excinuclease ABC subunit B — protein MLCEKCKKNEAKINLITVVSGQKHEIWLCENCAKDISSIPFFSSISQNANFPFQGMLTEILSNADSNKVNIDNNKINEIVCSNCGLTYEEFKKTGKLGCAECYEEFRVVLEPRIKSLQAGVKHIGKIPNMKGKELVRRRKLKNLKEEMQKLIVTEEYERAAIVRDEIKKLELYILNSNVKEIVSVKGANWDGQLN, from the coding sequence ATGCTATGCGAAAAATGTAAAAAAAATGAGGCGAAAATAAATTTAATTACAGTAGTAAGTGGACAAAAACATGAGATTTGGTTATGTGAAAATTGTGCAAAAGATATATCTAGCATTCCATTTTTCAGTTCGATTAGTCAAAATGCAAATTTCCCATTTCAAGGGATGCTTACAGAAATATTATCTAATGCAGATAGTAATAAAGTTAATATAGATAATAATAAAATAAACGAGATTGTATGTTCAAATTGTGGATTAACTTATGAAGAATTTAAAAAAACAGGAAAGTTAGGGTGCGCTGAGTGCTATGAAGAATTTAGGGTTGTACTTGAACCCAGAATAAAAAGTTTACAAGCAGGAGTAAAGCATATAGGTAAAATACCTAATATGAAGGGAAAAGAATTAGTTCGAAGACGAAAACTTAAAAATTTAAAAGAAGAAATGCAAAAATTGATTGTGACTGAAGAATATGAAAGAGCAGCAATTGTGAGAGATGAAATTAAAAAATTGGAACTTTATATATTAAACAGTAATGTTAAGGAAATAGTAAGTGTAAAGGGGGCGAATTGGGATGGACAGCTTAACTAA
- a CDS encoding protein arginine kinase, whose protein sequence is MDSLTNKEREKGIVLSSKILLARNFSNLPFPNKLNYIKGRDNGKRIYSVLKNEIIDEELTLYEIWNKKEEFGKQYLEKDLISEELIKNSDKGSFILNKEETISIMINEKDHVRIQYISDGLNLEEAFEKATSIDDKIEKNFDYAFDEKLGYLTTSPEHIGTGMKASVIIHLPALTMSEEIKNISKNLSKMGMSIKGVYLEGTNVYGNLYRITNKISLGLTEEDIIINLKEAIFNIIAEENKFREILLSKCRYELDDKVYRAYGILKCAILLDSKETIDLLSNIRLGAELSLIDIDKNKLDKLLILTSNSSLQDYLGRYLDDKEIKYERAKLVKEILK, encoded by the coding sequence ATGGACAGCTTAACTAACAAAGAAAGAGAAAAAGGTATAGTATTAAGTAGCAAAATATTATTGGCTAGAAATTTTAGCAATTTGCCTTTCCCTAATAAATTAAATTATATTAAAGGTAGAGACAATGGCAAAAGAATATATAGTGTACTTAAAAATGAAATAATTGATGAAGAACTTACATTATATGAAATTTGGAATAAAAAGGAAGAGTTTGGTAAACAATATTTAGAAAAAGATTTAATAAGCGAAGAACTTATTAAAAATTCTGATAAAGGATCATTTATATTAAATAAAGAAGAAACTATTAGTATTATGATAAATGAAAAAGATCATGTAAGAATTCAATATATAAGTGATGGATTAAATTTAGAAGAAGCGTTTGAGAAAGCAACAAGTATTGATGATAAAATAGAAAAGAACTTTGATTATGCATTTGATGAAAAATTAGGGTATCTAACAACATCGCCAGAACACATTGGAACAGGAATGAAAGCATCAGTAATAATACATTTACCTGCACTTACCATGAGTGAGGAAATTAAAAATATTTCAAAGAATCTTAGCAAAATGGGAATGAGCATAAAAGGAGTGTATTTAGAAGGCACAAATGTTTATGGAAATTTATATAGAATAACTAATAAAATATCATTAGGGCTAACAGAAGAAGACATTATAATTAATTTAAAAGAGGCGATTTTCAATATAATAGCAGAAGAAAATAAATTTAGAGAAATATTACTTAGCAAATGTAGATATGAATTAGACGATAAGGTTTATAGAGCATATGGGATATTAAAATGTGCAATTCTTCTAGATTCAAAGGAAACTATTGATTTGCTGTCTAATATTAGATTAGGAGCTGAACTTTCACTTATAGATATTGATAAAAATAAATTGGATAAATTACTTATACTTACAAGCAATTCATCACTTCAAGATTATTTGGGAAGATATTTAGATGATAAAGAGATTAAGTATGAAAGAGCAAAGCTTGTAAAGGAAATATTGAAATGA
- a CDS encoding ATP-dependent Clp protease ATP-binding subunit ClpC gives MEYNKLTERAQVVILEAENESERFKHGYVGTEHILLGILKEDGYSAELLKKHGVVSENIITMIQRYLGYGDIKKSDDNILLTPRTKRLVDESFAEAKKLNHKYVSPEHILLALLNQEEGMAYTILKSLNLNFTIVSDELLIFLSGTHEDKVSDGKTIESSKKQSTPMLDKYGRDLTALSNEKGLDPVIGRDAETQRLLEILCRRIKNNPCLIGEPGVGKTAVVEGLAQRIVEGNIPEILKNKRVISLDLTSMVAGAKYRGEFEERLKKTMEEIVRDKNIIIFIDEIHTIIGAGGAEGAIDASNILKPSLARGEIQCIGATTIDEYRKYIEKDSALERRFQPITVGEPSKEETLEILKGLRDKYEAHHRVEITDEALEAAVNLSDRYITDRFMPDKAIDLIDEGAAKVRIQNLTAPPDLKDLEGKIENIDKEKEDAIRVQDFERAASLRDKERTLKEQLKSMKKNWDTQNSLRTLIVDAEKIASVVSSWTKIPIEKLTQVESERLLDLENILHKRVVGQNEAVKSIARAVRRARVGIKDPNRPIGSFIFLGPTGVGKTELSKAIAEAMFGDENNIIRVDMSEYMESHSVSKLIGSPPGYVGYDDGGQLTEAVRRKPYSIILLDEIEKAHPDIFNILLQIMEDGRLTDGKGKVVNFKNTIIIMTSNVGAHQIRKQKSIGFNNTSDNDETEYEKMKESILEELKQKFKPEFLNRIDDTIIFHKLSEEDLDKIMDLMLASIRKRLEGRNIYLSFEDDSKRFLLNKGIDLDYGARPLRRLIIKEVEDRLSEEILQGNIRIGDKVKVNELENKLVFSKSVKE, from the coding sequence ATGGAATATAATAAATTAACAGAACGGGCGCAAGTAGTAATCTTAGAAGCTGAAAACGAATCTGAAAGGTTTAAGCATGGATATGTTGGAACAGAGCATATATTATTGGGTATTTTAAAAGAAGATGGATATTCAGCTGAATTATTAAAAAAACATGGAGTTGTTAGTGAAAATATTATAACAATGATACAAAGATATTTAGGCTATGGTGATATCAAGAAGTCAGATGATAATATATTATTAACGCCTAGAACTAAAAGATTAGTTGATGAAAGTTTTGCAGAAGCTAAAAAATTAAATCATAAATATGTTAGTCCAGAACATATTTTGTTAGCACTACTTAATCAAGAAGAAGGAATGGCATATACTATTTTAAAGAGCTTGAATCTTAATTTTACTATAGTAAGTGATGAGTTGCTTATATTTTTATCAGGAACTCATGAAGATAAGGTTAGCGATGGAAAAACAATAGAGAGCAGTAAAAAACAAAGTACTCCTATGCTTGATAAATATGGTAGAGATTTAACAGCATTATCTAATGAAAAGGGATTAGACCCTGTAATAGGAAGGGATGCAGAGACTCAAAGATTACTAGAAATTCTTTGTAGAAGAATTAAAAATAATCCGTGTTTAATTGGTGAGCCTGGTGTTGGTAAAACAGCAGTAGTTGAGGGATTAGCGCAAAGGATAGTTGAAGGGAATATTCCAGAGATACTCAAAAATAAAAGGGTTATTTCTTTAGATTTAACATCTATGGTTGCAGGAGCTAAGTATAGAGGTGAATTTGAAGAGAGACTAAAAAAAACAATGGAGGAAATTGTTAGAGATAAGAATATTATTATATTTATAGATGAAATTCATACAATAATTGGAGCTGGAGGAGCAGAAGGAGCTATTGATGCATCCAATATATTAAAACCATCTTTAGCTAGAGGAGAAATTCAATGCATTGGAGCAACAACTATTGATGAATATAGAAAATATATTGAAAAAGATTCTGCATTAGAGAGAAGATTTCAACCTATAACTGTAGGGGAACCTTCGAAAGAAGAAACTTTAGAGATTTTAAAAGGTTTAAGAGATAAATATGAAGCACACCATAGAGTTGAAATTACAGATGAGGCGTTAGAAGCGGCAGTAAATTTATCAGACAGATATATAACAGATAGATTTATGCCAGATAAAGCTATTGATTTGATAGATGAGGGGGCTGCAAAGGTAAGAATACAGAATTTAACGGCGCCACCAGATTTAAAAGACTTAGAAGGAAAAATTGAAAATATAGATAAAGAAAAGGAAGACGCTATAAGAGTTCAAGATTTTGAAAGAGCTGCAAGTTTAAGGGATAAAGAAAGAACATTAAAAGAGCAATTAAAAAGTATGAAGAAGAATTGGGATACTCAAAATTCACTTAGGACATTGATTGTAGATGCGGAAAAAATAGCTAGTGTAGTATCATCATGGACAAAGATTCCAATAGAGAAGTTAACTCAAGTAGAAAGTGAGCGATTATTAGATTTAGAAAACATATTGCATAAAAGAGTTGTTGGACAAAATGAGGCTGTAAAATCTATAGCTAGAGCTGTAAGAAGAGCAAGAGTTGGAATTAAAGATCCTAATAGACCAATTGGGAGTTTTATATTTTTAGGACCAACTGGAGTTGGAAAAACTGAGCTTTCTAAGGCTATTGCAGAAGCTATGTTTGGCGATGAAAACAACATTATAAGAGTTGATATGTCAGAATATATGGAAAGTCATTCTGTATCTAAATTAATAGGATCTCCACCAGGATATGTAGGATATGATGATGGTGGTCAACTTACAGAAGCTGTTAGAAGGAAACCATATTCAATAATTCTTTTAGATGAAATTGAAAAAGCTCACCCTGATATATTTAATATATTGCTTCAAATTATGGAAGATGGAAGACTTACAGATGGCAAAGGAAAGGTAGTCAATTTTAAAAATACAATAATTATAATGACTTCAAATGTGGGGGCTCATCAAATCAGAAAGCAAAAGAGTATAGGATTTAATAATACTAGTGATAATGATGAAACTGAATACGAAAAGATGAAGGAAAGTATATTAGAAGAATTAAAACAAAAGTTCAAACCAGAATTTCTAAATAGGATTGACGATACAATAATATTCCATAAATTAAGTGAGGAAGATTTAGATAAAATAATGGATCTGATGCTTGCATCTATAAGAAAAAGACTTGAGGGCAGAAATATTTATCTAAGTTTTGAAGATGATAGTAAAAGATTTTTATTAAACAAAGGAATTGACCTTGATTATGGAGCAAGACCACTAAGAAGGCTTATTATAAAAGAAGTAGAAGATCGACTAAGTGAAGAAATTTTGCAAGGAAATATACGAATTGGAGATAAGGTAAAAGTTAATGAATTAGAAAATAAGCTTGTTTTCAGTAAATCAGTTAAAGAATAA